A genomic stretch from Deltaproteobacteria bacterium includes:
- a CDS encoding Fic family protein, protein MKIPERPPTLAEALKMGDGGDRELKRLVGVLAMGVPPAPGGRYRHWQTLRYVAPPDGVSHREWWAAMKVARNSGRRRIPLRDAHGAPFSFCMPDPVLELLQGIDRDASGQVLMEDRVVNPSTRDRYVFSSAMEEAITSSQLEGAATTREVAREMIRSGRRPFDRSERMILNNFQAMRAVSEIRGEPLTPEIVFRLHRTIVDELLTEGADRHFLRTPGDRVAVYDDRDNTLLHTPPRAEEIHARMQSMCDFANASEHGYYLHPAVKAIILHFWLAYDHPFTDGNGRTARSLFYWSMLRDGYWLVEFFSISRIFGSAPSRYARAFLYTETDENDLTYFILFHLGVIRRAIDEMREYLASKSLEIREIESLLRQRVVLTHRQLALLGHALRHPGHPYTIESHQRSHEVSYQTARTDLLDLAKRGLLEKGRAGRAFVFTAPSDLRDRLVKTRPSRTASTR, encoded by the coding sequence CGCTCGCCGAGGCCCTGAAGATGGGCGACGGCGGCGACCGCGAGCTGAAGCGCCTGGTCGGCGTGCTCGCGATGGGAGTTCCGCCGGCGCCCGGAGGCAGATATCGGCACTGGCAGACGCTGCGATACGTCGCGCCGCCGGATGGCGTCTCGCACCGGGAGTGGTGGGCGGCGATGAAGGTGGCCCGGAACTCCGGGCGAAGGCGGATCCCGCTTCGCGACGCCCACGGGGCGCCGTTCTCGTTCTGCATGCCGGACCCGGTGCTCGAGCTGCTGCAGGGGATCGACCGCGACGCGAGCGGACAGGTCCTGATGGAGGATCGGGTCGTGAACCCGAGCACGCGGGACCGCTACGTGTTCAGCTCGGCGATGGAAGAGGCCATCACGTCGAGCCAGCTCGAGGGTGCCGCGACCACGCGCGAGGTCGCCAGGGAGATGATCCGCTCCGGTCGCCGGCCGTTCGATCGGAGCGAGCGGATGATTCTGAACAACTTCCAGGCCATGAGAGCGGTGTCCGAGATACGCGGCGAGCCGCTCACGCCGGAGATCGTCTTCAGGCTGCACCGAACCATCGTCGACGAGCTGCTGACGGAAGGCGCGGACCGGCACTTCCTGCGCACGCCGGGCGACCGCGTCGCCGTCTACGACGATCGCGACAACACGCTCCTGCACACCCCGCCGAGAGCGGAGGAGATCCACGCGCGAATGCAGTCCATGTGCGACTTCGCGAACGCGAGCGAGCACGGCTACTACCTGCACCCCGCCGTGAAGGCGATCATCCTGCACTTCTGGCTCGCGTACGACCATCCCTTCACGGACGGAAACGGGCGCACCGCGCGATCGCTCTTCTACTGGTCGATGCTCCGCGACGGCTACTGGCTCGTCGAGTTCTTCTCGATCTCGCGGATCTTCGGGAGCGCGCCGTCGCGATATGCGCGCGCCTTCCTCTACACCGAGACCGATGAGAACGACCTGACGTACTTCATCCTCTTCCATCTCGGCGTGATTCGCCGAGCCATCGATGAGATGCGCGAGTATCTCGCGAGCAAGTCACTCGAGATTCGAGAGATCGAATCGCTGCTTCGCCAGAGAGTCGTCTTGACGCACCGGCAGCTCGCCCTCCTGGGACATGCGCTGCGGCACCCCGGTCACCCGTACACGATCGAGTCCCATCAGAGGAGCCACGAGGTCTCCTACCAGACCGCGAGGACCGATCTGCTCGACCTGGCGAAGCGCGGGCTGCTCGAGAAGGGCCGAGCCGGGCGCGCGTTCGTGTTCACCGCGCCGTCGGACCTGCGCGATCGCCTGGTGAAGACGCGCCCTTCGAGGACCGCGTCGACCCGGTAG
- a CDS encoding arylsulfatase, which translates to MRPRWTPCVAASSTPRSRARGRDEIKPRGPALPRPTRPFAGSVGRLVADSRPSAPDVTFPAGDAPNIVVVLLDDVGFGTCSTFGGPVPTPALDRVARNGLRFNQFHTTALCSPTRAALLTGRNHHAVHMGIIPEGASAFPGYDCIIPKEAATVAEILKQSGYSTGAFGKWHLTPAHEQTLTGPFDRWPTGLGFERFYGILSAEASQFEPPMFDQTTPVMPYEGRDDYHMTEDIAARAIAWMKLQRASNPRRPFFTYFATGAMHCPHHVWPGYIDRFKGQFDEGWDVLRKRIYERQLELGVIPAGTMLTPRPAEIPSWQDYPDRYKPVAARLMEVFAGFMAHTDEQIGKLLDALDEMGETDNTLFVYITGDNGASAEGTLHGAWSAPAFQNGLPEDPEWLLAHIDDFGSARCGNHFNLAWAWALDAPFQWMKQIASHFGGTRNALALQWPRRIADPGGLRRQFHHVVDIFPTLLEAAGVEAPSQVNGIEQMDVDGTSMLYALADGAAPDRHITQYFEMFGNRAIYHDGWIASCFHGRLPWMRFDSVPFDGPQERWELYDIRSDFSQSDDLSRRFPEKLAELQALFDSEARRNRVYPLKEPVQTLGARFAVPDALGGRTKMTYTTAHIRMPERSVVNLKNCSFRITAEITVPASGCEGVIAAQGGNLAGWSLYVNAQGRPVYHYNWLGHEHYVATASKPLAPGRHRLVIDHAYDGGFGAGGESLLCVDGVPSAHVRLAKSVPVVFSVSGETFDVGLDSGAAVGFYPHVYRFSGEIHGVTLERLSEPSPEVKAMIEDAEFRASLAVQ; encoded by the coding sequence ATGCGTCCGCGGTGGACGCCGTGCGTCGCTGCTTCGAGCACGCCGCGATCTCGAGCTAGAGGGAGAGACGAGATCAAGCCGCGAGGTCCGGCGCTCCCGCGCCCCACACGCCCGTTCGCTGGCAGCGTCGGCAGACTGGTGGCCGACTCGCGGCCGTCCGCGCCCGACGTGACCTTCCCGGCGGGCGACGCCCCGAACATCGTCGTCGTTCTGCTCGACGACGTCGGGTTCGGCACCTGCAGCACCTTCGGCGGGCCCGTGCCGACGCCGGCGCTCGATCGCGTGGCGAGGAACGGTCTGCGCTTCAATCAATTCCACACCACGGCGCTTTGCTCGCCCACGCGCGCGGCGCTGCTGACCGGGCGCAACCACCACGCCGTGCACATGGGAATCATTCCCGAGGGTGCCTCCGCGTTCCCGGGCTACGACTGCATCATCCCGAAGGAAGCGGCGACGGTCGCCGAGATCCTGAAGCAGTCCGGGTACTCGACCGGTGCGTTCGGAAAGTGGCACCTGACCCCGGCCCACGAGCAGACCTTGACGGGTCCGTTCGATCGCTGGCCGACGGGGCTTGGGTTCGAGCGCTTCTACGGAATTCTGAGCGCCGAAGCGTCGCAGTTCGAGCCGCCGATGTTCGACCAGACCACGCCCGTGATGCCGTACGAGGGGCGCGACGACTACCACATGACCGAGGACATCGCTGCGAGGGCAATCGCGTGGATGAAGCTGCAGCGCGCGAGCAACCCGCGCCGTCCGTTCTTCACCTACTTCGCGACCGGCGCGATGCACTGTCCGCACCACGTTTGGCCGGGGTACATCGATCGGTTCAAGGGGCAGTTCGACGAGGGCTGGGACGTTCTGCGCAAACGCATCTACGAACGACAGCTCGAGCTCGGCGTCATACCCGCGGGCACGATGCTCACGCCGCGCCCCGCCGAGATCCCGTCCTGGCAGGACTACCCGGACCGCTACAAACCTGTGGCCGCGCGCCTGATGGAGGTGTTTGCCGGATTCATGGCGCACACCGACGAACAGATCGGAAAGCTGCTCGACGCGCTCGACGAGATGGGGGAGACCGACAACACGCTGTTCGTCTACATCACCGGAGACAACGGCGCTTCGGCCGAGGGGACGCTGCACGGCGCGTGGAGCGCGCCAGCGTTCCAGAACGGCCTGCCGGAGGATCCCGAATGGCTGCTCGCCCACATCGACGACTTCGGGTCGGCGCGCTGCGGGAACCACTTCAACCTCGCCTGGGCCTGGGCACTGGATGCTCCGTTCCAGTGGATGAAGCAGATCGCGTCGCACTTCGGCGGCACGCGCAACGCGTTGGCGCTGCAGTGGCCGAGGCGCATCGCGGACCCGGGCGGACTGCGTCGCCAGTTCCACCACGTGGTCGACATCTTTCCAACGCTGCTCGAAGCCGCGGGCGTCGAGGCGCCGTCGCAGGTGAACGGCATCGAGCAGATGGACGTCGACGGCACGTCGATGCTGTACGCGCTCGCAGACGGGGCCGCGCCGGATCGGCACATCACGCAGTACTTCGAGATGTTCGGAAATCGCGCGATCTACCACGACGGCTGGATCGCGTCGTGCTTTCACGGACGCCTGCCCTGGATGCGTTTCGACTCGGTGCCCTTCGATGGACCGCAGGAGCGCTGGGAGCTGTACGACATCCGCAGCGACTTCTCGCAGTCCGACGACCTGTCGCGGAGGTTCCCGGAGAAGCTCGCGGAGCTTCAGGCGCTGTTCGACTCCGAAGCGCGGCGAAACCGGGTCTATCCGCTCAAGGAGCCCGTCCAGACGCTGGGCGCGAGGTTCGCCGTGCCCGACGCGCTCGGTGGCCGGACCAAGATGACCTACACCACGGCGCACATCCGCATGCCGGAGCGCTCCGTCGTCAACTTGAAGAACTGCTCGTTTCGCATCACGGCGGAGATCACCGTGCCCGCGAGCGGATGCGAGGGGGTCATCGCCGCCCAGGGCGGAAACTTGGCCGGCTGGTCGCTGTACGTGAACGCGCAGGGCCGCCCCGTGTACCACTACAACTGGCTCGGCCACGAGCACTACGTCGCAACCGCCTCGAAGCCGCTGGCTCCGGGGCGACACAGATTGGTGATCGACCACGCTTACGACGGTGGCTTCGGCGCCGGAGGCGAGTCGCTGCTTTGCGTCGACGGTGTCCCGAGCGCGCACGTGCGCTTGGCGAAGTCGGTGCCGGTGGTCTTCTCGGTCAGCGGCGAGACGTTCGACGTGGGGCTCGACAGCGGAGCGGCCGTCGGCTTCTACCCGCACGTCTACCGCTTCTCTGGAGAGATCCACGGCGTGACCCTCGAGCGGCTGAGCGAGCCCTCGCCCGAGGTGAAGGCGATGATCGAGGATGCGGAGTTCCGCGCCAGCCTCGCCGTTCAGTGA
- a CDS encoding MBL fold metallo-hydrolase, whose amino-acid sequence MLGAPALPRSRRNARGSSAGCVKMRLARGPAMTRSFDSDDRNVVTAPNGARVHRDHLAQSAVIARELYQVRPGVHCLVGNGLSNQTFIDAPDGVIAIDTGESVEEMAAALRELRELNGRPIAAVVYSHFHYVEGTRAILDEGNCADPLPVYGHPRIAVNKARTSGEIAPAYGRGIVEQFAVVMPTEGADGAVNVGLGFHFRNPEHAPFTPGYIPVTRELPDEGTLAIAGLDFIAKHSPSDSDDSVNLFCPELDLCLHNTVWPALFNVFAIRGEEYRDPRVLIPGIETIIAWAPQHLIATHGPPLVGRASIVQKCERYRDSIQFLWDQTVRGINKGWTMDEIATRVRLPELYDQDYLTSERYGVAEHHVRQIFTGLRGWFDGEESKLFPLEPAERFARLIAGFGGRAEVAEQANAALADDDVRWGTELATWLVRSRGATDADRELLARALRLVARRTPAANVRNWAITRARHLDRSTPMDRLYGHGFSQRGMAHASATGLVHTLRVLLDPAKAAGVNAHAKFAIDGETAGLHVRNCVAVPTDGAGASGTASMSRSTLLAILSGKLRWPEAKIEVSGDASAVDAVRRCFEHAAISS is encoded by the coding sequence ATGCTGGGCGCGCCAGCGCTGCCTCGCTCGCGGCGGAACGCTCGGGGGTCGTCGGCGGGTTGTGTCAAGATGCGGCTGGCCAGGGGGCCGGCGATGACGCGCAGCTTCGACAGCGACGACCGGAACGTGGTGACTGCGCCGAACGGCGCGCGGGTGCACCGGGATCACCTCGCTCAGAGCGCGGTGATCGCGCGCGAGCTCTACCAGGTGCGGCCCGGCGTGCATTGCCTGGTGGGCAACGGCCTGTCGAACCAGACGTTCATCGACGCGCCCGACGGGGTGATCGCGATCGACACCGGCGAGTCGGTGGAGGAGATGGCGGCTGCCTTGCGGGAGCTGCGCGAGCTGAACGGCAGGCCGATCGCCGCGGTCGTCTATTCGCACTTCCACTATGTCGAGGGAACGCGGGCCATCCTCGACGAGGGCAACTGCGCGGACCCGCTGCCGGTCTACGGGCATCCGCGCATCGCCGTCAACAAGGCGCGCACGTCGGGCGAGATCGCGCCCGCGTACGGCCGCGGCATCGTCGAGCAGTTCGCCGTCGTGATGCCGACCGAGGGCGCGGACGGCGCGGTGAACGTCGGCCTCGGCTTCCACTTCCGAAACCCGGAGCACGCGCCGTTCACGCCCGGCTACATCCCGGTGACGCGCGAGCTTCCGGACGAAGGGACGCTGGCGATTGCGGGTCTCGACTTCATCGCGAAGCACTCGCCGAGCGATTCCGACGACTCGGTCAACCTGTTCTGTCCCGAGCTCGACCTGTGCCTGCACAACACGGTGTGGCCAGCGCTCTTCAACGTGTTCGCGATTCGCGGAGAGGAGTACCGGGATCCGCGGGTCCTGATTCCCGGCATCGAGACCATCATCGCCTGGGCGCCCCAACACCTGATCGCGACGCACGGCCCGCCGCTCGTGGGCCGCGCGAGCATCGTCCAGAAGTGCGAGCGCTACCGCGACTCGATCCAGTTCCTGTGGGACCAGACGGTGCGCGGGATCAACAAGGGCTGGACCATGGACGAGATCGCGACGCGCGTGCGCCTGCCCGAGCTGTACGACCAGGACTACCTGACGAGCGAGCGCTACGGCGTCGCGGAACACCACGTGCGGCAGATCTTCACCGGACTGCGCGGCTGGTTCGACGGCGAGGAGTCGAAGTTGTTCCCGCTGGAGCCAGCGGAGCGCTTCGCGCGACTGATCGCGGGCTTCGGCGGTCGTGCCGAAGTGGCGGAGCAGGCGAACGCGGCTCTCGCGGACGACGACGTTCGCTGGGGCACGGAGCTGGCCACCTGGCTCGTGCGCTCCCGGGGCGCGACGGATGCCGATCGCGAGCTGCTCGCGCGTGCCTTGCGACTCGTGGCCCGGCGCACGCCCGCGGCAAACGTGCGCAACTGGGCGATCACCCGTGCGCGCCACCTGGATCGCTCAACACCGATGGACCGCCTCTACGGCCACGGTTTCAGCCAGAGGGGGATGGCGCACGCCTCGGCAACGGGTCTGGTGCACACCCTGCGCGTGCTGCTCGATCCCGCCAAGGCGGCCGGCGTGAACGCACACGCGAAGTTCGCGATCGATGGCGAGACGGCCGGCCTGCACGTGCGAAACTGCGTCGCGGTTCCGACCGACGGCGCGGGTGCGTCGGGAACCGCGTCGATGTCGAGATCGACGCTGCTCGCGATCCTGTCCGGAAAGCTGCGCTGGCCCGAGGCGAAGATCGAGGTGTCGGGCGATGCGTCCGCGGTGGACGCCGTGCGTCGCTGCTTCGAGCACGCCGCGATCTCGAGCTAG